The Tistrella mobilis genome includes a window with the following:
- a CDS encoding AraC family transcriptional regulator, translating to MSTDPLSGILGLLDVRGAAFVRLEAGGDWSLAFRPRPLVKFNAVLRGRCWLTLDGGAPVQLQAGDAFLLALPPGYTVASDPELPPADGSALFAAAARGSVTCGGDEVVLIGGSFTIDRPDGELLHGILPPFLKIDMADPRAAGVRATLARLEAELLAGDLGVDLVARRLAEVLLIDMLRAHAGRATQEGGWLLAALADPKIGAALAAMHADPGRDWTVAELARLAAMSRSGFARRFAEATGTTPIDHLLHWRMRLARAALRQGGTTIGALAERLGYASESAFGTAFKRVHGRAPRGWAQENRATGG from the coding sequence ATGTCGACCGACCCCCTCTCCGGCATCCTCGGCCTGCTCGACGTGCGCGGGGCTGCTTTCGTGCGGCTGGAAGCCGGCGGCGACTGGTCGCTGGCCTTCCGGCCCCGCCCGCTGGTCAAGTTCAACGCCGTGCTGCGCGGCCGATGCTGGCTGACCCTCGACGGTGGCGCGCCGGTGCAGTTGCAGGCGGGGGATGCCTTCCTGCTGGCCCTTCCCCCCGGCTATACGGTCGCGAGCGATCCGGAGCTGCCGCCGGCGGACGGATCGGCGCTGTTCGCCGCCGCCGCGCGCGGCAGCGTCACCTGCGGCGGGGACGAGGTGGTGCTGATCGGCGGCAGCTTCACCATCGACCGCCCGGATGGCGAGCTGCTGCACGGGATCCTGCCGCCCTTCCTTAAGATCGACATGGCCGATCCCCGCGCGGCCGGGGTGCGGGCGACCCTGGCGCGGCTGGAAGCCGAGCTTCTGGCCGGGGATCTGGGGGTGGATCTGGTGGCCCGGCGCCTGGCCGAGGTGCTGCTGATCGACATGTTGCGCGCCCATGCCGGCCGTGCGACGCAAGAGGGAGGCTGGCTGCTTGCGGCGCTTGCCGATCCGAAGATCGGCGCGGCCCTTGCCGCCATGCATGCCGATCCCGGCCGCGACTGGACGGTGGCAGAGCTGGCGCGGCTTGCCGCCATGTCGCGATCGGGCTTTGCCCGGCGCTTCGCCGAGGCGACCGGCACCACGCCGATCGACCATCTTCTCCACTGGCGGATGCGCCTGGCCCGGGCGGCGCTGCGCCAGGGTGGCACCACGATCGGTGCCCTGGCCGAACGGCTGGGCTATGCCTCGGAAAGCGCCTTCGGCACGGCCTTCAAGCGCGTCCACGGCCGCGCGCCGCGCGGCTGGGCGCAGGAGAACCGCGCAACCGGCGGCTGA
- a CDS encoding SDR family oxidoreductase, with protein sequence MTDGIEGKVVVVTGAGSGIGAATARRLAAGGAKLVLAGRGAVRLEQVAASIAADGGTVAWMAADVATRDGPAGLVDLALKRFGRLDVLVSNAGVAPIGPFDDLAVDDWDRMIDINLRGVLYGIAAALPVFRRQTSGHFVTVISTAGLRIVPGMGVYAATKNAVRTVMEGLRQESRGDFRVTGISPGFVRTDLAASMPDPGAMAGMQDRMAEIGLDADAVARSIAFAIAEPDGVDIGDLVIRPTVQD encoded by the coding sequence ATGACGGATGGGATCGAGGGCAAGGTGGTGGTGGTGACCGGTGCCGGCAGCGGCATCGGCGCGGCGACGGCCCGCCGGCTGGCGGCAGGCGGCGCGAAGCTGGTGCTGGCCGGGCGGGGTGCGGTACGGCTGGAACAGGTGGCCGCGTCGATTGCCGCCGATGGCGGCACGGTCGCCTGGATGGCCGCCGACGTCGCCACACGCGACGGGCCGGCGGGTCTGGTCGATCTGGCGCTCAAACGCTTCGGGCGGCTGGACGTGCTGGTCTCCAATGCCGGTGTCGCGCCGATCGGCCCCTTCGACGATCTGGCGGTCGACGACTGGGACCGGATGATCGACATCAATCTGCGCGGTGTGCTTTATGGCATCGCGGCGGCGCTGCCGGTGTTCCGCCGCCAGACATCCGGCCATTTCGTGACGGTGATCTCCACCGCCGGGCTGCGCATCGTGCCGGGTATGGGGGTCTATGCGGCAACCAAGAACGCGGTCCGCACGGTGATGGAGGGGCTGCGCCAGGAATCGCGCGGCGATTTCCGCGTCACCGGCATTTCGCCCGGCTTTGTGCGCACCGATCTTGCGGCATCGATGCCCGATCCCGGCGCCATGGCGGGCATGCAGGACCGGATGGCGGAGATCGGCCTGGATGCCGATGCCGTCGCCCGCAGCATCGCCTTCGCGATCGCCGAGCCCGACGGGGTCGATATCGGTGATCTGGTGATCCGGCCGACCGTTCAGGACTGA
- a CDS encoding FAD-dependent oxidoreductase: MRVIIVGGGIAGLGAAWRLRAEGHQVVLLEKATEPGGRCRSVFWQGAWVPTGAFAFLGAETNLADLSRELGLHEPGDLLDLTAAHRWNVLIRRREVADFGAFDMMSAARHPAIPFAEKARLLVALPQLARRMLAADPRDLTSVVAFDDVNACEHFRRLSPAFVDYFLEPCMGMFCGYGAEDFSLAWTAWSSAGRLSWAGNHMWSYRERGVGRLTWALGRAFAADPGTDYRTGCTVHEVRHDADGVQVACSRADEAPEVIRADAVIMAVPGHLVAGLMPDLDAGRRGFFEAIDYAGHHIVYYLLDRPKGDLLDTYVLPAADGFHRTGNMRFTDRGDGTTLAHAQWKDAGCRQHADATDAELIAITWGDMVEAVPGLAGTRLIDAFVSRQPAAICKRPKGFVTRLKAFRDLGPLPRVAFCGDYLTNSTVGQAHWSGLQAAAEIMARG, from the coding sequence ATGCGGGTCATCATCGTGGGCGGTGGCATTGCCGGGTTGGGTGCCGCCTGGCGGCTGAGGGCCGAGGGGCACCAGGTGGTGCTGCTTGAAAAGGCGACCGAGCCGGGCGGGCGCTGCCGGTCGGTGTTCTGGCAGGGCGCCTGGGTTCCGACCGGGGCCTTCGCCTTTCTGGGCGCCGAGACCAATCTCGCCGATCTGTCGCGTGAGCTGGGGCTGCATGAACCGGGCGACCTGCTGGACCTGACGGCCGCCCATCGCTGGAACGTGCTGATCCGCCGCCGCGAGGTGGCGGATTTCGGCGCCTTCGACATGATGAGCGCCGCCCGGCATCCGGCGATCCCCTTTGCTGAAAAGGCGCGGCTGCTGGTGGCCCTGCCGCAGCTGGCCCGGCGGATGCTGGCGGCCGATCCGCGCGACCTGACCAGCGTGGTCGCCTTCGACGACGTGAATGCCTGCGAGCATTTCCGGCGTCTGTCACCTGCCTTCGTCGACTATTTCCTCGAACCCTGCATGGGCATGTTCTGCGGCTATGGCGCCGAGGATTTCTCCCTGGCCTGGACGGCCTGGAGTTCGGCCGGGCGGCTGTCATGGGCCGGCAACCATATGTGGAGCTATCGCGAGCGTGGCGTCGGCCGGCTGACCTGGGCGCTGGGCCGGGCCTTTGCGGCCGATCCGGGCACCGACTATCGCACCGGCTGCACGGTGCACGAGGTGCGCCATGATGCCGACGGCGTGCAGGTTGCGTGCAGCCGGGCGGACGAGGCGCCGGAGGTCATCCGCGCCGATGCCGTGATCATGGCGGTGCCCGGCCATCTGGTCGCCGGGCTGATGCCGGATCTGGATGCCGGGCGGCGCGGCTTCTTCGAGGCGATCGACTATGCCGGCCACCACATCGTCTATTACCTGCTGGACCGGCCCAAGGGCGATCTGCTCGACACCTATGTTCTGCCGGCGGCCGACGGCTTCCATCGCACCGGCAATATGCGCTTCACCGATCGCGGCGACGGTACCACCCTGGCGCATGCCCAGTGGAAGGATGCCGGCTGCCGGCAGCATGCCGATGCGACGGATGCGGAACTGATCGCGATCACCTGGGGGGACATGGTCGAGGCGGTGCCGGGGCTGGCCGGCACGCGGCTGATCGATGCCTTCGTGTCGCGCCAGCCGGCGGCGATCTGCAAGCGGCCCAAGGGCTTCGTCACCCGGCTCAAGGCCTTCCGGGATCTGGGGCCGCTGCCGCGGGTCGCCTTCTGCGGCGACTATCTGACCAACAGCACCGTGGGCCAGGCCCATTGGTCGGGGCTGCAGGCGGCGGCGGAGATCATGGCCCGCGGCTGA
- a CDS encoding helix-turn-helix transcriptional regulator — translation MQDDAAAGARRPARWMGEAAMEIDADRLGRTLAALGRADDPRGFATAGARAIAALFDAPRAVLSLRGTDGGESRFIAWPGWCAETYRRQVRSHDPIRAWLDDSRPGTSPVVRLSDLVPGHGLQRAPYFETLLRPTGARHVLTLAIRQGGRIAAALSLVRNQDAPDFSTEDRSLAAALVPALEMSYALAHRRPQATAQPFTAREAEIARLVADGATNKAIARRLGLSPETVKNHLRAVFAKAGVANRTALCAWMLSRGP, via the coding sequence ATGCAGGATGATGCTGCAGCCGGCGCCCGCCGGCCGGCCCGATGGATGGGAGAGGCCGCCATGGAGATCGATGCCGACCGGCTGGGCCGGACGCTTGCCGCGCTCGGCCGTGCCGATGATCCACGGGGGTTCGCGACCGCAGGCGCCCGGGCGATCGCCGCCCTGTTCGATGCGCCCCGCGCGGTGCTGTCGTTGCGCGGCACCGATGGTGGAGAAAGCCGTTTCATCGCCTGGCCCGGCTGGTGCGCCGAGACCTATCGCCGGCAGGTCCGCAGCCACGACCCGATCCGCGCCTGGCTGGATGACAGCCGGCCCGGCACGTCGCCGGTCGTCCGGCTGTCGGATCTGGTGCCCGGGCACGGGCTTCAGCGCGCGCCCTATTTCGAAACCCTGCTCCGGCCCACGGGCGCGCGCCATGTGCTGACCCTCGCCATCCGCCAGGGCGGCCGGATCGCGGCGGCGCTCAGCCTGGTGCGCAACCAGGATGCCCCCGACTTTTCCACCGAAGATCGCAGCCTCGCCGCCGCGCTGGTGCCGGCGCTGGAGATGAGCTATGCCCTGGCCCATCGCCGCCCTCAGGCCACCGCGCAGCCCTTCACGGCGCGGGAGGCCGAGATCGCCCGGCTGGTCGCCGATGGCGCCACCAACAAGGCGATCGCCCGCCGGCTGGGGCTCAGCCCCGAGACGGTGAAAAACCATCTGCGGGCGGTGTTCGCGAAAGCCGGGGTCGCCAACCGCACCGCCCTCTGCGCCTGGATGCTCAGCCGCGGGCCATGA
- the tmpT gene encoding thiopurine S-methyltransferase has protein sequence MNADFWHGKWQRNEIGFHEGRPNHFLVKHADRLAAGAGSRVFLPLCGKTRDIAWLMGRGARVAGAELNRGAIEQLFAELELAPEVTAAGPLERFSAAGIDIFVGDVFALTPAHLGPVDAIYDRAALVALPGDVRRRYAGHLRGLTGGARQLLISYEYDQSLAKGPPFSVQADEVHALYGADYHVQELETAPVERGLKGLSEVVERIWQLVPRQG, from the coding sequence ATGAATGCGGATTTCTGGCACGGCAAATGGCAGCGCAACGAGATCGGCTTCCATGAAGGCCGGCCCAATCATTTCCTGGTGAAGCATGCCGACCGTCTGGCGGCGGGGGCGGGCAGCCGTGTCTTTCTGCCGCTTTGCGGCAAGACCCGCGACATCGCCTGGCTGATGGGGCGGGGCGCCCGGGTCGCCGGTGCCGAGCTGAACCGCGGCGCGATCGAGCAGCTTTTCGCCGAGCTGGAGCTTGCCCCCGAGGTGACGGCGGCGGGGCCGCTGGAGCGCTTTTCCGCCGCCGGTATCGACATCTTCGTGGGCGACGTCTTCGCGCTCACCCCGGCGCATCTGGGGCCGGTGGATGCGATCTATGACCGTGCGGCGCTGGTCGCCCTGCCGGGAGATGTCCGGCGGCGCTATGCCGGCCATCTGCGTGGCCTGACCGGCGGCGCGCGGCAGCTGCTGATCAGCTATGAATACGACCAGTCCCTCGCCAAGGGCCCCCCCTTTTCGGTGCAGGCCGACGAGGTTCACGCGCTCTACGGCGCGGACTACCACGTTCAGGAGCTTGAGACCGCGCCGGTCGAGCGCGGTCTCAAAGGGCTGAGCGAGGTGGTCGAACGGATCTGGCAGCTGGTGCCGCGCCAGGGATGA
- a CDS encoding cyclase family protein has translation MTTRFVTRLALAAATFLAAGGSALAGDGSLWKVYDESLKSAKYIDLTHAFAPVQPVWPGFSNARFKPAVAGQDIPGYVATGEEFTYDKHGFVASAYDLTTDQYGTQLDPPSHWNPLGATISDLPPTYAVRPLVVIDISGKVAADEGYHLQIADIEAWEAKHGRIPEGSVVFVRSDWYKKWSDTARFNQKPFPGVGLDALKFLHLDRKILFHGHEPLDTDTTPTLEGEHWLLHNDFVQAEGVANLDKVPEAGALVTIGFAKPEGGSGGFARYVAIAPADWPEGVTIAEAPGAPLPRQPAPLVRDENGVFRPKP, from the coding sequence ATGACGACGCGGTTCGTGACACGGCTGGCGCTGGCCGCCGCAACCTTCCTCGCCGCGGGCGGCAGCGCGCTCGCCGGGGATGGTTCGCTGTGGAAGGTCTATGACGAGAGCCTGAAATCGGCGAAATACATCGACCTCACCCATGCCTTCGCGCCGGTGCAGCCGGTCTGGCCGGGCTTTTCCAACGCCCGGTTCAAGCCGGCGGTGGCGGGCCAGGACATTCCGGGCTATGTCGCGACGGGCGAGGAATTCACCTACGACAAGCACGGCTTCGTCGCCTCGGCCTATGACCTGACCACCGATCAGTACGGCACCCAGCTCGACCCGCCCTCGCACTGGAACCCGCTGGGTGCCACGATCAGCGATCTGCCGCCGACCTATGCCGTGCGGCCGCTGGTGGTGATCGACATCAGCGGCAAGGTGGCGGCCGATGAAGGCTATCACCTCCAGATCGCCGATATCGAGGCCTGGGAGGCGAAGCACGGCCGCATTCCCGAAGGCTCGGTCGTGTTCGTGCGCTCCGACTGGTACAAAAAATGGAGCGACACGGCGCGCTTCAACCAGAAGCCTTTCCCCGGGGTCGGGCTCGACGCGCTCAAATTCCTGCATCTGGACCGGAAGATCCTGTTCCACGGTCACGAGCCGCTCGACACCGACACCACGCCGACGCTGGAGGGCGAACACTGGCTGCTGCACAATGATTTCGTGCAGGCCGAAGGCGTCGCCAATCTCGACAAGGTGCCCGAAGCGGGCGCCCTGGTGACCATCGGTTTCGCAAAGCCCGAAGGCGGTTCCGGCGGCTTCGCCCGCTATGTCGCCATCGCCCCGGCGGACTGGCCGGAGGGGGTGACGATTGCCGAGGCGCCGGGCGCGCCGCTGCCGCGCCAGCCGGCACCGCTGGTGCGCGACGAAAACGGGGTGTTCCGCCCGAAGCCCTGA
- a CDS encoding NAD(P)H-dependent oxidoreductase, with protein MHALIVLSHPDPGSLTHAVATRLADGVGAAGHTAGLADLAAEGFDPRFSAADIAAHRGQAPIPADIRAEQQRIDRADALVLVYPVYWWSMPGLLKGWIDRVFSNGWAYNDRSGNGIRKLLGRLPVHLVALGGADLRTYARHGYFGAMRTQIDHGIFDYCGAPVATTELMVDTDPGETAAAHLDTAHALGRRLFATHRATDAA; from the coding sequence ATGCATGCGCTCATCGTCCTGTCACATCCCGATCCCGGCTCGCTGACCCATGCCGTCGCCACCCGCCTGGCCGACGGGGTGGGTGCGGCGGGGCATACCGCGGGCCTCGCCGATCTCGCCGCCGAAGGCTTCGATCCGCGCTTTTCCGCCGCCGACATCGCCGCCCATCGCGGCCAGGCGCCGATCCCGGCCGATATCCGCGCCGAACAGCAGCGGATCGATCGGGCCGATGCCCTGGTGCTGGTCTATCCCGTCTACTGGTGGTCGATGCCCGGCCTGCTCAAGGGCTGGATCGACCGGGTGTTCAGCAATGGCTGGGCCTATAACGACCGGTCAGGCAACGGGATCCGCAAGCTGCTGGGCCGGCTGCCGGTGCATCTGGTGGCGCTGGGCGGCGCCGATCTGCGCACCTATGCCCGCCACGGCTATTTCGGCGCCATGCGCACCCAGATCGACCACGGCATCTTCGACTATTGCGGCGCGCCGGTGGCGACCACCGAGCTGATGGTCGACACCGATCCCGGAGAGACGGCCGCCGCCCATCTCGACACCGCCCATGCCCTGGGCCGGCGGCTGTTCGCGACGCACAGGGCCACCGACGCCGCCTGA
- a CDS encoding TetR/AcrR family transcriptional regulator has product MSSASNEPSPTPAAPPRRRLSREERLRQLLDISWTVIRDEGTDALTLGRLAERAGVTKPVVYDHFGTREGLLTALYRDFDARQTATMTAALEAGAPTAADRARIIAACYVDCVAAQGREIPGVLAALAGSPELAALKRDYQRAFLETCRQLLGPFAPGGDLPAAGLWAMLGAADALSDAAVAGDLTTAEAQAELRRILLDLIARGAAGAGG; this is encoded by the coding sequence ATGTCAAGCGCGTCGAACGAGCCGTCCCCCACGCCCGCCGCACCGCCCCGCCGGCGCCTCAGCCGCGAGGAGCGGCTGCGCCAGCTGCTCGACATCTCGTGGACGGTGATCCGCGACGAGGGCACGGATGCCCTGACCCTGGGCCGGCTGGCCGAGCGGGCGGGGGTCACCAAGCCGGTGGTCTATGATCATTTCGGCACCCGCGAGGGCTTGCTGACCGCGCTCTATCGCGATTTCGACGCCCGCCAGACCGCCACGATGACCGCAGCGCTGGAAGCGGGCGCCCCCACGGCCGCGGATCGGGCGCGGATCATCGCCGCCTGCTATGTCGATTGCGTGGCGGCCCAGGGACGCGAGATCCCGGGCGTGCTCGCGGCCCTTGCCGGATCACCCGAGCTGGCGGCGCTGAAGCGGGATTATCAGCGCGCCTTTCTGGAAACCTGCCGGCAGTTGCTGGGGCCCTTCGCGCCGGGCGGCGATCTGCCGGCCGCCGGGCTCTGGGCGATGCTGGGGGCGGCGGACGCCCTGTCGGATGCCGCGGTGGCGGGGGATCTGACGACAGCGGAGGCGCAGGCGGAACTCCGCCGGATCCTGCTCGATCTGATCGCCCGCGGTGCGGCGGGCGCGGGCGGCTGA
- a CDS encoding winged helix-turn-helix transcriptional regulator, translating into MQTAGNTPRNDPPGPWDRPADEPCPIRDVLDRIGDQWSMLVLSSLWEGTKRFNELGRQIGDISKQMLSRTLRRLEQDGFVRRTVYAEVPPRVEYELTDLGRSFMEPMRALVVWADENHAAIRAARNHYQD; encoded by the coding sequence ATGCAGACCGCCGGGAACACCCCGCGCAACGACCCGCCGGGCCCCTGGGACCGCCCGGCGGACGAGCCCTGCCCGATTCGCGACGTGCTGGACCGGATCGGCGACCAGTGGAGCATGCTGGTGCTCTCCAGCCTCTGGGAGGGGACGAAGCGGTTCAACGAGCTGGGCCGCCAGATCGGCGACATCTCGAAGCAGATGCTGTCGCGTACCCTGAGGCGCCTGGAACAGGACGGTTTCGTGCGCCGCACCGTCTATGCCGAGGTGCCGCCGCGGGTGGAGTACGAGCTGACCGATCTCGGCCGGTCGTTCATGGAGCCGATGCGGGCGCTGGTGGTCTGGGCCGACGAGAACCACGCCGCAATCCGCGCAGCCCGCAACCATTACCAGGACTGA
- a CDS encoding NAD(P)-dependent oxidoreductase encodes MAKIALIGASGNAGARILKELSDRGHSVTGIARHPEKIAALPGVTAVAGDVFDVEGLAAILKGHDAVVSSVHFLASDPDKLIAAVRASGVTRYLVVGGAGSLEVAPGKRLVDQPDFPAAYHAEASKGSAFLDLLRGIDDLDWTFLSPAAMFVPGERTGTFRLGTDQLLVGEGGSSISFEDYAVALVDEIETPKHIRRRFTVGY; translated from the coding sequence ATGGCGAAGATCGCCCTCATCGGCGCCTCGGGCAATGCCGGCGCGCGCATCCTGAAAGAGCTGTCGGATCGCGGCCATAGCGTGACCGGCATCGCGCGGCACCCTGAAAAGATCGCCGCCCTGCCGGGCGTGACCGCGGTTGCGGGCGATGTGTTCGACGTCGAGGGCCTGGCGGCCATTCTGAAGGGGCACGATGCCGTCGTCAGTTCGGTCCATTTCCTGGCGAGCGACCCGGACAAGCTGATCGCGGCGGTCCGCGCCTCGGGGGTCACGCGCTATCTGGTCGTCGGCGGTGCCGGCAGCCTGGAGGTGGCGCCGGGCAAGCGCCTGGTCGATCAGCCGGATTTCCCCGCCGCCTATCATGCCGAGGCGAGCAAGGGGTCGGCCTTCCTGGATCTGCTGCGCGGCATCGACGATCTGGACTGGACCTTCCTGTCGCCGGCCGCGATGTTCGTGCCCGGCGAGCGCACCGGCACCTTCCGCCTCGGCACCGACCAGCTGCTGGTGGGCGAGGGCGGCAGCAGCATCTCGTTCGAGGATTACGCCGTGGCGCTGGTCGACGAGATCGAGACGCCGAAGCATATCCGCCGGCGCTTCACCGTGGGCTATTGA
- a CDS encoding DsbA family protein, which produces MTGAVSVTWLFDPLCGWCYGAAPAIHHLAGQAGVVLDPLPVGLFAGSGAFPMNDGFARHAWSADQRIARLSGQPFTEAYRLKVLGAAAGRVDSGPATLALTAVRLAAPADEVVTQELAALEAIQRARYVDGEDNADPAVIAGVLERLGMAAAAARFRSPDPSLAAADRARVAAGREAMRRMDVRGVPALILGKGVGARLLDAGQLFGPVDALVAAVAAG; this is translated from the coding sequence ATGACCGGCGCGGTGTCCGTCACCTGGCTGTTCGATCCGCTCTGCGGCTGGTGCTACGGCGCCGCGCCTGCCATCCATCATCTTGCCGGTCAGGCGGGGGTCGTGCTCGATCCGCTGCCCGTGGGGCTGTTTGCGGGCAGCGGCGCCTTTCCCATGAATGATGGCTTTGCCCGCCACGCCTGGTCGGCCGATCAGCGCATCGCCCGGCTGTCCGGGCAGCCCTTTACCGAGGCCTATCGCCTGAAGGTGCTGGGGGCTGCGGCAGGGCGCGTCGATTCCGGCCCGGCGACCCTGGCTCTGACGGCCGTGCGTCTTGCTGCACCGGCGGACGAGGTGGTGACGCAGGAGCTGGCGGCGCTGGAGGCGATCCAGCGCGCCCGCTATGTCGATGGTGAAGACAATGCCGACCCTGCCGTGATTGCCGGCGTTCTGGAGCGGCTGGGCATGGCGGCTGCGGCCGCGCGCTTCCGGTCGCCGGACCCGTCTCTGGCGGCGGCAGATCGTGCGCGGGTCGCGGCTGGCCGGGAGGCGATGCGCCGGATGGATGTGCGCGGCGTGCCGGCGCTGATCCTGGGCAAGGGGGTCGGCGCGCGTCTGTTGGATGCCGGTCAACTCTTCGGCCCGGTGGATGCGCTCGTGGCGGCGGTCGCCGCTGGCTGA
- a CDS encoding LysR family transcriptional regulator, whose product MNRLDLDYLGTFLTVIDCGSFTAAAERLGLSQPAVSLQIRQLERRLGTTLIERVGRKARPTAAGAELLAHAPKIDAAVGAAIEAVSHHAVGDAGRVRLGTGATACIFLLPPLLGELRRRFPGTEITVTTGNTADIVKAIEDNLIDLGLVTLPAAGRMLEITPVLEDDFVAIAPAEMALPARVAASSLTGLPLLLFEPGGNTRRIVDDWFAGAAVPPRPVMSLGSVEAIKAMVGAGLGCSVLPGMAVPGGTLPGVTVRPLFPRLHRRLAVVIRRDKRLTQGLRAAVEALRGLATGQPAATAATSASTGPKS is encoded by the coding sequence ATGAACCGGCTGGATCTCGACTATCTGGGCACCTTCCTGACCGTGATCGACTGCGGCAGCTTCACCGCCGCCGCCGAACGGCTGGGCCTGAGCCAGCCGGCGGTCAGCCTGCAGATCCGGCAGCTGGAGCGCCGTCTGGGCACCACGCTGATCGAGCGGGTGGGCCGCAAGGCCCGGCCGACGGCGGCGGGGGCCGAATTGCTGGCCCATGCGCCGAAGATCGATGCCGCGGTCGGCGCCGCGATCGAGGCCGTGTCGCATCACGCCGTCGGCGATGCGGGGCGCGTGCGGCTCGGCACCGGCGCCACCGCCTGCATCTTCCTGCTGCCGCCGCTGCTGGGAGAACTGCGCCGCCGCTTTCCCGGCACCGAGATCACGGTCACCACCGGCAACACCGCCGATATCGTCAAGGCGATCGAAGACAATCTGATCGATCTGGGCCTGGTCACCCTGCCGGCCGCGGGGCGGATGCTCGAAATCACGCCGGTGCTGGAGGATGATTTCGTCGCCATCGCCCCGGCCGAGATGGCCCTGCCGGCACGGGTCGCCGCGTCCAGCCTGACGGGGCTGCCGCTGCTATTGTTCGAGCCCGGCGGCAACACCCGGCGGATCGTCGACGACTGGTTCGCGGGGGCGGCGGTGCCGCCCCGGCCGGTGATGTCGCTCGGCAGTGTCGAGGCGATCAAGGCCATGGTCGGCGCCGGGCTCGGCTGTTCGGTGCTGCCGGGCATGGCGGTGCCCGGCGGCACCCTGCCCGGCGTCACCGTCAGGCCGCTCTTCCCCCGCCTGCACCGCCGGCTGGCGGTGGTGATCCGCCGCGACAAGCGCCTGACCCAGGGCCTGCGCGCGGCGGTGGAGGCATTGCGCGGGCTGGCGACGGGTCAGCCAGCGGCGACCGCCGCCACGAGCGCATCCACCGGGCCGAAGAGTTGA
- a CDS encoding GNAT family N-acetyltransferase, producing MTTGGAAAAAPARVVVRDATPADMAAIAAIYAHHVRTGRASFEEEPPSVAEITDRWQGVVARDLPYLVALLGDRVAGYAYATAYRPRSAYRFTVEDSVYVAPDLGGRGIGTAMLGALIGRCEAGPWRQMLAVIGDSANAGSIALHRRMGFRLVGTFESVGFKFGGWLNSVLMQRPLGEGDATLPGDAGR from the coding sequence ATGACGACCGGGGGTGCTGCAGCCGCGGCCCCCGCAAGGGTGGTCGTGCGCGATGCGACCCCCGCCGACATGGCCGCGATTGCGGCCATCTACGCCCATCACGTCCGGACCGGCCGGGCGAGTTTCGAGGAAGAGCCGCCCTCGGTGGCAGAGATCACCGATCGCTGGCAGGGCGTTGTCGCACGCGATCTGCCCTATCTGGTCGCGCTGCTGGGCGACCGGGTGGCGGGCTATGCCTATGCCACAGCCTATCGGCCGCGATCGGCCTATCGGTTCACGGTCGAGGATTCGGTTTATGTGGCGCCCGATCTGGGCGGGCGGGGCATCGGCACCGCCATGCTGGGGGCGCTGATCGGCCGTTGCGAGGCCGGGCCCTGGCGGCAGATGCTGGCGGTGATCGGCGATTCGGCCAATGCCGGTTCGATCGCGCTTCACCGCCGCATGGGCTTCCGCCTGGTCGGCACCTTCGAATCGGTCGGGTTCAAATTCGGCGGCTGGCTGAATTCGGTGCTGATGCAGCGCCCGCTGGGCGAAGGGGATGCGACCCTGCCCGGCGATGCCGGCCGATGA